A single region of the Acidobacteriaceae bacterium genome encodes:
- a CDS encoding UbiA family prenyltransferase — protein MGDSVPSGAAVRHSPALAPGVPLCVDLDGTLVKSDTLVDSVLVLARQKPAEILRIPSWIAQGKAQFKKHVTSAVTLDVEHLPYNRPLLEWLRAEHGAGRAIYLATAADRTLADRVAQHLGIFAGVLASDGNTNLAGKNKLEAFREHFGERFCYIGNAKPDVTLLCACESPMTANPHGALTAGLRRAGKIPAATFEDRTPLLKSWLRAIRLHQWAKNTLIFVPLLLGHAWSVPTVAGGVVAFLSFGLCASATYIINDLLDLEVDRRHPRKRRRPFAAGDLSAIAGVCAVVVMMAAAFTLAFAVPHVILALPGRHGLLLAHKFVEWLALYTVTTLAYSLYLKRILLLDVFVLSGLYTVRILAGSAATTVPISEWLGAFSVFFFLSLAFVKRFSELENLRERGGAAAAGRGYHISDVEQLRAFGTGSMFAAVLVTTLYISNSQMTVLYSHGMRLWLVIPVLLLWLSQVWMLASRGEMHDDPVVWAITSKRSLLLGALMALIVWSAL, from the coding sequence GTGGGAGATTCGGTCCCGTCGGGCGCCGCAGTTCGGCATAGCCCCGCACTCGCGCCCGGCGTGCCCCTGTGCGTGGATCTGGATGGAACGCTGGTCAAGTCCGACACGCTGGTGGATTCAGTGCTGGTGCTGGCGCGCCAGAAGCCCGCAGAGATACTTCGTATCCCGAGCTGGATTGCGCAGGGCAAGGCGCAGTTTAAAAAACATGTAACTTCTGCCGTCACGCTGGACGTTGAACACCTGCCGTACAACCGCCCGCTGCTGGAGTGGCTGCGCGCCGAGCATGGCGCGGGACGGGCCATCTATCTCGCCACTGCGGCAGACCGCACCCTGGCCGACCGCGTGGCCCAGCACCTCGGGATCTTTGCGGGTGTGCTGGCGTCGGACGGAAACACGAATCTCGCCGGGAAAAACAAGCTCGAGGCCTTTCGAGAGCACTTCGGTGAGCGCTTCTGCTACATCGGCAACGCCAAGCCTGATGTGACGCTGCTGTGCGCCTGCGAGAGCCCGATGACAGCAAACCCGCACGGCGCTCTCACGGCAGGCCTGCGCAGAGCGGGAAAGATTCCGGCAGCGACGTTTGAGGACCGAACCCCTCTGCTGAAGAGCTGGCTGCGCGCGATACGCCTGCACCAGTGGGCCAAAAACACGCTGATCTTTGTGCCGCTGCTGCTCGGCCATGCGTGGAGCGTGCCGACGGTTGCAGGAGGCGTCGTCGCCTTTTTGAGCTTCGGGCTGTGCGCTTCCGCGACCTACATCATCAACGACCTGCTGGACCTCGAGGTCGATCGCAGGCATCCGCGCAAGAGACGGCGGCCATTCGCAGCAGGCGATCTCTCCGCAATTGCTGGCGTGTGCGCGGTCGTAGTCATGATGGCGGCGGCCTTCACGCTGGCCTTTGCGGTGCCCCATGTGATCCTGGCGCTGCCCGGGCGGCATGGCCTTCTGCTGGCGCACAAGTTCGTGGAGTGGCTGGCGCTGTACACCGTGACGACCCTGGCGTACTCGCTGTATTTGAAACGCATCCTGCTGCTGGACGTCTTTGTGCTGAGCGGCCTGTACACGGTTCGCATTCTGGCCGGAAGCGCGGCGACGACGGTGCCCATCTCGGAATGGCTGGGCGCATTCAGCGTGTTCTTCTTCCTGTCGCTGGCGTTTGTGAAACGCTTCAGCGAGTTGGAGAACCTGCGTGAGCGCGGCGGCGCCGCGGCCGCGGGACGCGGATATCACATCAGCGACGTGGAACAACTGCGCGCGTTCGGTACGGGCTCGATGTTTGCGGCAGTGCTCGTGACCACCCTGTACATCTCGAATTCGCAGATGACCGTGCTTTACTCGCACGGTATGCGGCTGTGGCTGGTCATTCCGGTGCTGCTGCTGTGGCTGAGCCAGGTGTGGATGTTAGCCAGCCGGGGCGAGATGCACGACGACCCCGTGGTGTGGGCGATCACGTCCAAGCGGAGCCTGCTGCTGGGTGCGCTCATGGCGCTGATCGTCTGGTCGGCGCTGTAG